The following coding sequences are from one Methanococcoides orientis window:
- a CDS encoding metallophosphoesterase produces the protein MKIIALSDTHLTRGTIPPAFKHLLDDCDIIAHAGDFTTMECYQAFADTGKLKAVHGNSDDSELKELLPERLIFNADGVKIGLVHEGALSIMDTTALRYLALEMGVDVLIFGHIHRPLVETSDVILICPGSPTSPRMSDPSIVKINIDNGKVSADIVEIEGHACGFIDFSRKLEGTN, from the coding sequence ATGAAGATAATTGCTCTTTCTGATACTCACCTTACAAGAGGGACCATCCCTCCTGCATTCAAACACCTTCTTGATGACTGTGACATAATAGCCCATGCAGGCGATTTTACAACCATGGAATGTTATCAGGCCTTTGCCGACACTGGCAAGCTCAAAGCGGTCCATGGGAATTCCGATGATAGTGAACTAAAAGAACTATTGCCTGAAAGATTGATCTTTAATGCTGATGGTGTTAAAATAGGTCTTGTACATGAAGGAGCCCTGTCAATTATGGATACCACCGCATTACGCTATCTTGCACTTGAGATGGGAGTGGATGTTTTGATATTTGGCCATATCCACAGACCACTGGTGGAAACTAGCGATGTGATACTTATCTGCCCAGGATCTCCTACAAGCCCCCGTATGTCAGACCCTTCCATAGTGAAGATAAATATTGATAATGGAAAAGTCTCTGCAGATATAGTAGAAATCGAGGGACATGCATGCGGTTTTATTGATTTTTCCCGTAAGCTCGAAGGCACAAACTAA
- a CDS encoding RPA family protein, whose amino-acid sequence MAGYVREVSRRIFAQEFRESNLTFKDGDDQYSPQYLLTPTGAKVNRLFIVGTLIEKEDIGTDSEYWRGRVSDPTGSFMIYAGQYQPEAAQFLAECETPAFVAIVGKPSTYTTAEGTVLTSVRPESISLVDGTTRDLWVADTAKRTLERIKDLDSMDPNVIKAKEHYGADNTQYASMVKEALKSLKEDI is encoded by the coding sequence ATGGCCGGATATGTAAGAGAAGTTTCACGCCGTATTTTTGCACAGGAGTTCAGGGAATCCAATTTAACCTTCAAGGACGGGGATGATCAATATTCTCCACAGTACCTGTTAACGCCTACCGGTGCAAAAGTAAATCGTCTCTTTATTGTGGGAACACTTATTGAAAAGGAAGATATTGGCACAGATTCTGAATATTGGAGAGGGCGGGTGTCTGATCCTACAGGTTCCTTCATGATATATGCCGGACAGTATCAACCCGAAGCAGCCCAGTTCCTTGCGGAATGTGAAACACCTGCCTTTGTAGCCATTGTAGGGAAACCAAGTACCTACACAACAGCAGAAGGTACTGTACTAACATCTGTCAGACCTGAATCAATTTCTCTGGTGGATGGTACTACACGTGATCTATGGGTTGCAGACACTGCAAAAAGAACACTTGAACGCATTAAAGACCTTGACAGCATGGATCCAAATGTCATCAAGGCAAAAGAGCACTATGGTGCTGACAATACTCAATATGCTTCAATGGTAAAGGAAGCACTAAAGTCATTAAAGGAAGATATTTGA
- a CDS encoding replication protein A has protein sequence MDKTAENIKNRFLELGVDIPIENITERLDKLVTKFKVPLDEARRSVIAYFLKEYNIDRNDFFTGQGSTPLVKINEVNEGGKWVNIRGKVVQLWDSTHESVSQVGLLGDDTGTTKFIKWARDDIPDVQEGKSYQFNNVVINEWNGRFEITLNKNTVIEEVSEDIDVVSTALSSPTDGQPAPMVSVADITEDGKWISLKVRVSQLWDNTHESISQVGLIGDGTGTIKFIKWTSAGLPDIEEEKSYLFNNVVAQEWNDRFEVTLNKNSTIEELDEDVDIGTSSVTFSGVMVDIQSGSGLIKRCPECNRALTKGACMEHGKVDGVYDLRIKAVLDDGNIAQESLLRRELAQQVSNMTLDDAISMAADALDQGVVLDQMKLKLLGKYFTVTGSKMDRNILVDSIEEQAELSPETIDELISEAEVL, from the coding sequence ATGGATAAGACAGCAGAGAATATCAAGAACAGATTTTTGGAACTTGGTGTAGATATACCCATTGAGAACATTACCGAAAGGCTTGACAAACTTGTCACAAAGTTCAAGGTTCCTTTGGATGAAGCCCGCAGGAGTGTTATAGCATATTTCCTGAAAGAATACAATATTGACAGGAATGATTTTTTCACAGGGCAGGGGTCAACTCCTCTTGTAAAGATCAATGAGGTCAACGAGGGTGGTAAATGGGTAAATATCAGGGGAAAGGTCGTGCAACTCTGGGACAGCACTCATGAATCCGTGTCTCAGGTAGGTCTTTTAGGCGATGATACCGGAACGACCAAATTCATTAAGTGGGCACGCGATGATATCCCTGATGTTCAGGAAGGTAAAAGCTACCAGTTCAACAATGTTGTCATCAATGAGTGGAACGGAAGGTTCGAGATAACACTTAACAAGAACACTGTTATCGAAGAGGTCTCTGAGGATATCGATGTAGTATCCACTGCACTGTCTTCTCCGACAGATGGTCAGCCTGCACCTATGGTAAGTGTTGCTGACATTACTGAGGATGGTAAGTGGATTTCCCTTAAAGTAAGGGTATCACAGCTCTGGGACAATACTCATGAATCCATATCTCAGGTCGGCCTGATAGGGGATGGAACGGGTACTATCAAATTCATAAAGTGGACAAGTGCCGGTCTTCCGGATATCGAAGAAGAGAAAAGCTATCTGTTCAACAATGTGGTCGCTCAGGAATGGAATGACCGATTTGAAGTTACTCTTAATAAGAACAGTACAATAGAGGAGCTTGATGAGGACGTGGATATCGGCACATCTTCTGTTACCTTTAGTGGAGTGATGGTGGATATTCAGTCCGGATCAGGTCTGATAAAACGCTGTCCTGAATGTAACAGGGCGCTGACCAAGGGGGCATGCATGGAACATGGGAAGGTGGATGGTGTTTATGACCTGCGCATCAAAGCAGTTCTTGATGACGGGAACATTGCCCAGGAATCTCTCCTTAGGAGAGAACTTGCACAGCAGGTCTCCAATATGACTCTTGACGATGCAATTTCCATGGCAGCAGATGCTCTTGATCAGGGTGTTGTTCTTGACCAGATGAAGCTTAAGCTTCTTGGAAAATATTTTACTGTCACTGGTTCCAAGATGGATCGCAATATCCTTGTAGATTCTATCGAAGAGCAGGCAGAATTGAGTCCGGAAACAATTGATGAACTTATTTCAGAGGCGGAGGTGTTGTAA
- a CDS encoding cation:proton antiporter domain-containing protein produces the protein MIVESIYLLQIALAVLIMSLLAQSLSKLFKMPVLIFLLVEGIIIGPEVLGILDPTLLGEGLTAIVSLSVAVIVFDGGLHIDVKSIRSIQQGVLSLVTVGVMITFICATFFTYYIVGLPLDISAVFGALVTATGPTVITPVVRQVRVNHRVSKALELEGVLNDAVSVILAALVFEVIISELSGFEVVGFLLYRAMIGLVMGLASGFLLTRFLSRSVHSEQVVRFVTFTSVIATFVISESLGAESGILAVALFGIIVGTSNVPYKAALKEFKSDLVVMMLSLIFILLAAMLKFEDIFRIGAVGIIVVLLLIFFVRPLSVFASTARTTFRTKEKLFISFVGPRGVVPASIATYFAIKLNGLNITGGQELVGLVFLTVIITVFMTGFLSKPVARFLGVIPMEILVVGGGEVGRILSERFEKRGENVVVIESSEENCQRLMKSGIRVVHGDAEDVNVLKKAGIENAKYFIASTDQDNTNLLVCQIAKTKFGFKEDQIIARVNNMENLHAFWDLEIRAMSPAMSTALFLDNMVGRPHMFSMCEVGEGGDILEVKVTNPKVSGKAIKELSLPEDSLLLMVRRGDESFIANGNLVLEFDDMVTVIGEGDAAKIVADLLGR, from the coding sequence ATGATCGTGGAATCAATATATTTGTTGCAGATCGCACTTGCTGTTCTGATAATGAGTCTGCTGGCCCAAAGTCTGAGCAAATTGTTCAAGATGCCTGTTCTTATCTTCCTCCTGGTTGAAGGTATCATCATAGGACCTGAAGTTCTTGGTATACTGGACCCGACACTTCTTGGGGAAGGCCTGACGGCGATCGTTTCATTATCTGTGGCAGTGATCGTATTTGATGGTGGTCTTCACATTGATGTAAAGTCTATTAGGTCTATCCAGCAGGGTGTGCTCAGTCTTGTTACGGTGGGTGTGATGATCACATTCATCTGTGCAACATTTTTCACTTACTACATAGTTGGTCTTCCGCTTGATATCTCTGCCGTATTCGGAGCATTGGTTACTGCAACGGGGCCAACGGTGATCACTCCTGTTGTAAGGCAGGTGCGTGTAAATCACAGGGTAAGCAAAGCGCTTGAACTTGAAGGAGTGCTCAATGATGCCGTGAGTGTTATCCTGGCTGCACTTGTGTTCGAGGTAATTATTTCCGAACTTTCAGGATTTGAAGTTGTGGGATTTTTGCTTTACAGGGCGATGATCGGTCTTGTTATGGGTTTAGCGAGTGGTTTTTTACTAACTCGATTTTTGTCACGCTCAGTCCATTCTGAGCAGGTGGTTCGTTTTGTGACATTTACCTCAGTGATAGCAACTTTTGTCATATCTGAGTCCTTGGGTGCAGAATCAGGAATTCTTGCAGTAGCGCTTTTCGGTATTATTGTAGGAACTTCTAATGTTCCTTACAAAGCCGCGCTGAAGGAATTCAAATCAGACCTTGTGGTCATGATGCTATCATTGATCTTCATTCTACTGGCGGCAATGCTAAAGTTCGAGGATATATTCAGGATCGGAGCTGTCGGTATCATTGTTGTATTGCTGCTGATATTCTTTGTCAGACCGCTTTCCGTGTTCGCCAGCACTGCAAGGACAACTTTCAGGACAAAAGAAAAGTTGTTCATCTCATTTGTAGGACCACGTGGTGTTGTTCCTGCATCAATTGCAACTTATTTTGCAATTAAGCTCAATGGCCTGAATATAACCGGTGGTCAGGAACTTGTTGGTCTGGTATTCTTAACTGTAATTATTACTGTGTTCATGACAGGTTTCCTGTCAAAACCTGTAGCTAGATTTTTAGGAGTGATACCTATGGAAATTCTTGTAGTAGGCGGAGGGGAAGTCGGAAGGATCCTCTCTGAAAGGTTTGAAAAAAGGGGTGAAAATGTTGTTGTTATTGAATCCTCTGAAGAGAACTGCCAGCGTTTGATGAAATCCGGAATACGCGTGGTTCATGGTGATGCCGAAGATGTCAATGTGCTTAAGAAAGCAGGCATCGAAAATGCAAAGTATTTCATTGCAAGTACCGATCAGGATAATACCAACTTGCTGGTCTGCCAGATAGCCAAGACCAAGTTTGGTTTCAAGGAAGACCAGATAATTGCAAGGGTAAACAACATGGAGAACCTTCATGCGTTCTGGGACCTTGAGATCCGTGCCATGAGCCCGGCCATGAGTACTGCACTTTTCCTTGACAATATGGTGGGAAGGCCTCATATGTTCTCTATGTGCGAGGTAGGCGAAGGCGGTGACATCCTTGAGGTCAAGGTCACAAACCCAAAGGTTTCCGGCAAGGCCATCAAAGAGCTATCACTTCCTGAGGATAGCCTGTTGTTGATGGTAAGAAGAGGCGATGAGTCGTTCATTGCAAACGGAAACCTTGTGCTTGAGTTCGATGATATGGTAACGGTCATAGGCGAAGGGGATGCTGCAAAGATCGTTGCGGACCTTTTAGGCAGATAA
- the mtbC gene encoding dimethylamine corrinoid protein MtbC produces MVFKGGFKTTTEELFKELSDAVVSCKKDGVIAAVEKAKGQAPAVELIDNGLAAGMNEVGVLFERGKLFLPHVMMAADAMSAGVELLQDELASGEGAGNKLGVIVNGTVEGDVHDIGKAIVSTMLQAAGFEVHDIGRDVPLQNFIDKIKETNADMVGLSALMTTTLQGQKEVIELLKENGMRDGIKVMVGGAPATDAWAKKIGADCYAENASEAVVKAKELLL; encoded by the coding sequence ATTGTTTTCAAAGGAGGTTTTAAAACGACAACAGAAGAATTATTCAAAGAACTATCCGATGCGGTAGTAAGTTGCAAGAAAGATGGTGTAATCGCTGCAGTAGAGAAGGCAAAGGGCCAGGCTCCAGCAGTAGAACTTATCGACAACGGTCTCGCAGCAGGTATGAACGAAGTCGGTGTACTCTTCGAGAGAGGAAAACTCTTCCTTCCACACGTTATGATGGCAGCTGACGCAATGTCCGCTGGTGTAGAGTTACTCCAGGACGAACTTGCATCCGGTGAAGGCGCAGGCAACAAGCTCGGTGTAATTGTAAACGGTACCGTCGAGGGTGACGTTCACGACATCGGTAAGGCAATCGTATCAACCATGCTCCAGGCAGCAGGCTTTGAAGTCCACGATATTGGCAGGGATGTTCCACTCCAGAACTTCATCGACAAGATCAAGGAAACCAACGCTGACATGGTCGGTCTCTCCGCACTTATGACAACCACCCTCCAGGGCCAGAAAGAAGTCATTGAGCTTCTCAAGGAGAACGGCATGAGAGATGGTATCAAGGTAATGGTCGGCGGCGCTCCAGCAACAGACGCATGGGCAAAGAAGATCGGCGCAGACTGCTATGCAGAAAACGCAAGTGAAGCTGTAGTAAAAGCAAAAGAACTCCTCTTATAA
- a CDS encoding DMT family transporter, whose product MDIRELKKLENKRKMNKGYMWALFCAILWGIWYIPGTIIWAVPPFDSMWVAIDATHGGSMATIAVALLISGFNALTVIAALLVWNGVLGKFGEMKRTLKEFHPCSKWFFLASIFGGPIAILGSFIAIGFIGAGFAAVAALLYPVIGSVLARQWYGENISKRAWMGILVIIVGGLTIFVGGAITEITSGSINYIGYIGGLMAALGWGIEGAIAGKGLDIAEPDVGITIRFLGEASIYWIILIPIFALIGYPMFEYALAAFNPLSLIVLGFAGITFGYCYVSWYKSFPLIGVGRGQGIGNLYGLCAVIFMYLFMAQVPAWTVLVGGALCVLGSFVMISEETGDAESLRGE is encoded by the coding sequence TTGGATATAAGAGAATTGAAGAAGTTAGAAAATAAAAGGAAAATGAACAAGGGTTATATGTGGGCCCTATTCTGTGCAATCTTATGGGGTATATGGTATATTCCAGGTACTATTATCTGGGCAGTACCTCCATTTGATTCAATGTGGGTAGCTATTGATGCAACACACGGTGGTTCAATGGCAACCATTGCTGTAGCTCTTTTGATATCCGGATTTAATGCATTAACTGTTATAGCCGCATTGTTGGTATGGAACGGTGTGCTTGGTAAGTTTGGTGAGATGAAGAGAACACTTAAAGAGTTCCACCCATGCAGTAAATGGTTCTTCCTTGCATCTATCTTTGGTGGACCTATTGCTATCCTTGGTTCATTCATCGCAATTGGATTTATTGGAGCAGGATTCGCAGCAGTCGCAGCTTTGTTGTATCCTGTGATCGGTTCCGTCCTTGCAAGGCAATGGTATGGTGAAAATATCTCCAAGAGGGCCTGGATGGGTATCCTTGTCATCATTGTTGGTGGTCTTACTATCTTCGTCGGTGGAGCAATCACTGAGATCACATCCGGTAGTATCAATTACATTGGATACATTGGTGGTCTTATGGCAGCACTCGGATGGGGTATTGAAGGTGCAATTGCTGGTAAAGGTCTTGACATCGCAGAGCCTGATGTTGGTATCACTATCAGGTTCCTCGGAGAGGCTTCTATCTACTGGATAATTCTCATACCAATTTTCGCACTCATTGGTTATCCAATGTTTGAGTATGCACTTGCTGCATTCAACCCACTGTCACTCATTGTACTTGGATTCGCAGGTATCACATTCGGTTACTGCTACGTTTCCTGGTATAAGTCATTCCCACTCATTGGTGTCGGAAGAGGTCAGGGTATCGGAAACCTTTACGGTCTTTGTGCTGTAATTTTCATGTACCTGTTCATGGCACAGGTGCCAGCATGGACTGTACTTGTCGGTGGTGCACTTTGTGTCCTCGGTAGCTTTGTAATGATTTCCGAAGAAACAGGTGATGCAGAATCTCTGAGAGGTGAGTAA
- a CDS encoding corrinoid protein codes for MVSQDEINAKAKAAVMEFDDELVEEICEEAIDAGVDVVSLIEDGLTAGMNEVGDQFEQGTLFLPHVIAASEAMSAGVAVLTPVLEAQGGAAASKGTIVIGTIEGDIHSIGKDIVATMLKIAGFKVVDLGRDVAIATYVDAVKEHKPLVIGSSALMTTTMVLQMQIEEQLKEAGIRDTVKTMVGGAPVTQDWADKIGSDIYAENATDAVVKCNAAAE; via the coding sequence ATGGTATCACAGGATGAAATTAACGCAAAAGCAAAAGCTGCAGTCATGGAATTCGATGACGAGCTTGTTGAAGAGATATGTGAAGAAGCAATCGACGCAGGTGTCGATGTAGTATCCCTTATTGAGGATGGTCTTACCGCAGGTATGAACGAAGTAGGAGACCAGTTCGAACAGGGTACTCTTTTCCTTCCACACGTCATTGCAGCATCTGAAGCAATGAGCGCTGGTGTAGCAGTCCTCACACCTGTCCTTGAGGCACAGGGTGGCGCAGCAGCATCTAAGGGAACAATCGTCATCGGTACAATCGAGGGTGACATCCACTCCATCGGTAAGGACATTGTCGCAACAATGCTCAAGATCGCTGGATTCAAGGTAGTTGACCTTGGTAGAGATGTTGCAATCGCTACATACGTCGATGCAGTCAAGGAACACAAGCCACTTGTAATCGGTTCTTCCGCACTCATGACCACAACAATGGTCCTTCAGATGCAGATCGAAGAGCAGCTCAAGGAAGCTGGAATCCGTGACACAGTCAAGACCATGGTCGGTGGCGCACCTGTCACACAGGACTGGGCAGACAAGATCGGCTCAGACATCTACGCAGAGAACGCAACAGACGCAGTCGTTAAATGTAACGCAGCAGCTGAGTAA